One Spinacia oleracea cultivar Varoflay chromosome 4, BTI_SOV_V1, whole genome shotgun sequence DNA segment encodes these proteins:
- the LOC110783879 gene encoding uncharacterized protein isoform X1, with protein sequence MGRSKSVVARGKGESGSTRVKSLNPIYSTVVDPAAFVELAGLPPSAEVKIPGSDEEAFDCPEGYVVMYEYPFTIGFKFPFTPLVRSFIEVFHLSPGQLMPQIWRVFTVVHGVTANWRTPFDLSDLMYTYDLALQKCCRYTLVTKKGKTNLGVGLGVNDRGWQSRFVFVGKDSLGDKGRFLVEGWTMEVVKASSLTELNADSEDKYRRFLGYSVEDRSFSRDGEFLDEQEVDRSGDVAEEEEIDEESGQLTRRRKRLDLLEEVVANSSSAEGEVGDMADNSEHTLSSRPVSRMSQSEIQERARKRLRSSSTSGGRGMTVVPRFSAIGSSAETPVVIGAEGFHPIASSPPPQPFKASSAAVDVSKVSTSSAKKRPVETDPVEETVITLPPSFLGDEEASVIWPFADRLILPTTYRRYHEVDPLPVASDAAELSLRASQAALAVRRQCSLLCDEVTNARQLTATAKKAAASWEAKWKAAEKKVVDLAAVVKAKGDQLKGKDKQLADVAKDLEKVKEELTSTTEELDGLRSLYDALQEEAKDVEALAIWRTRAQMMYSCLIGETSLWPCQKEVDDYLANGGTMADLSVPVVDSEELAKTADTASTEATEVDAALLVVSAPVPDQEGEVLAVGCEEEALLVVSQDETLDVASVEAPVVPPEQESEQEAAVSTQEEGM encoded by the exons aTGGGTAGATCTAAGTCGGTTGTAGCGAGAGGAAAGGGGGAGTCGGGTTCCACTCGGGTTAAGTCCCTTAACCCGATATATTCTACTGTGGTGGATCCGGCGGCTTTTGTTGAACTTGCTGGTTTGCCGCCGTCGGCGGAAGTGAAGATTCCCGGCTCGGATGAGGAAGCCTTTGACTGTCCAGAGGGGTATGTGGTTATGTATGAGTATCCGTTCACAATTGGCTTCAAGTTTCCTTTCACTCCTCTAGTTAGGTCCTTTATCGAGGTTTTCCATTTGAGTCCGGGTCAGTTGATGCCCCAGATATGGCGGGTTTTCACGGTGGTGCACGGAGTTACTGCGAACTGGCGTACGCCGTTTGACCTGTCTGATTTGATGTACACTTACGACCTAGCACTGCAGAAGTGTTGTAGGTATACCTTGGTTACGAAGAAGGGGAAGACGAACTTAGGTGTTGGTTTAGGTGTGAACGACAGGGGTTGGCAGAGTCGTTTTGTCTTTGTAGGCAAAGATTCTCTGGGAGATAAAGGGCGGTTTCTGGTCGAGGGATGGACGATGGAAG ttgtcaaggcgtcgtcgttgactgagttgaacgctGATTCTGAGGATAAGTATCGGAGGTTCTTGGGTTATTCTGTCGAGGATAGGTCTTTCAGTCGCGACGGAGAGTTTTTAGACGAGCAGGAGGTGGACCGGTCAGGCGACGTTGCCGAGGAGGAGGAGATAGACGAGGAATCAGGTCAACTGACTCGTCGTCGGAAAAGGTTGGATTTGCTTGAGGAGGTAGTGGCAAACTCATCGTCCGCCGAAGGTGAAGTAGGTGATATGGCTGACAACTCAG AGCATACTCTTTCGTCTCGTCCTGTGTCGAGGATGTCTCAGAGCGAGATTCAGGAGCGTGCAAGGAAGCGACTGAGGTCGTCCTCGACTTCTGGTGGACGAGGTATGACGGTCGTACCTCGTTTTTCTGCGATAGGTTCGTCGGCCGAGACGCCTGTCGTCATAGGAGCCGAAGGCTTTCATCCGATTGCTTCGTCGCCGCCTCCACAGCCGTTCAAGGCGTCGTCTGCTGCTGTCGACGTTAGTAAAGTGTCTACTTCGTCGGCCAAGAAGCGACCTGTCGAGACGGATCCCGTCGAGGAGACGGTTATCACTTTGCCCCCAAGCTTCTTGGGTGATGAAGAGGCGTCGGTTATATGGCCTTTCGCTGATCGCTTGATCTTGCCTACGACGTATCGACGATACCACGAGGTGGATCCTCTTCCTGTCGCGTCGGACGCCGCTGAGCTTAGTCTGCGG GCGTCGCAGGCTGCCTTGGCTGTACGCAGGCAGTGTTCGTTGCTGTGTGATGAGGTGACGAATGCAAGGCAGCTGACAGCGACGGCGAAGAAGGCGGCCGCGTCGTGGGAAGCGAAGTGGAAAGCTGCTGAGAAGAAGGTCGTGGATCTTGCTGCGGTGGTTAAGGCCAAGGGTGATCAATTGAAAGGTAAGGATAAGCAGTTAGCCGACGTGGCCAAAGATCTGGAGAAAGTGAAGGAGGAGTTGACCTCGACGACGGAGGAGTTGGATGGATTGAGGAGCTTGTACGACGCCCTGCAGGAGGAGGCGAAGGACGTCGAGGCTCTTGCTATATGGAGGACGCGGGCGCAGATGATGTATTCCTGCCTGATTGGGGAGACTAGCCTTTGGCCGTGTCAAAAGGAGGTGGATGACTATCTGGCTAATGGCGGCACTATGGCTGACCTGTCGGTGCCTGTGGTGGATTCGGAGGAGTTGGCTAAGACGGCTGATACTGCTAGTACTGAGGCGACGGAGGTGGATGCGGCTTTGTTGGTGGTGAGTGCGCCTGTTCCGGACCAAGAGGGGGAGGTTTTAGCTGTTGGGTGCGAAGAGGAGGCCCTCCTCGTCGTTTCTCAAGACGAGACGTTGGACGTGGCGTCGGTGGAGGCGCCAGTCGTGCCCCCAGAGCAAGAGTCGGAGCAGGAAGCCGCGGTCTCTACTCAGGAAGAAGGGATGTAA
- the LOC110783879 gene encoding uncharacterized protein isoform X2 translates to MLGSTSGLGWDLLVYMSSKPSEERPVVKASSLTELNADSEDKYRRFLGYSVEDRSFSRDGEFLDEQEVDRSGDVAEEEEIDEESGQLTRRRKRLDLLEEVVANSSSAEGEVGDMADNSEHTLSSRPVSRMSQSEIQERARKRLRSSSTSGGRGMTVVPRFSAIGSSAETPVVIGAEGFHPIASSPPPQPFKASSAAVDVSKVSTSSAKKRPVETDPVEETVITLPPSFLGDEEASVIWPFADRLILPTTYRRYHEVDPLPVASDAAELSLRASQAALAVRRQCSLLCDEVTNARQLTATAKKAAASWEAKWKAAEKKVVDLAAVVKAKGDQLKGKDKQLADVAKDLEKVKEELTSTTEELDGLRSLYDALQEEAKDVEALAIWRTRAQMMYSCLIGETSLWPCQKEVDDYLANGGTMADLSVPVVDSEELAKTADTASTEATEVDAALLVVSAPVPDQEGEVLAVGCEEEALLVVSQDETLDVASVEAPVVPPEQESEQEAAVSTQEEGM, encoded by the exons ATGCTTG GTTCAACATCAGGTCTCGGTTGGGATCTTCTCGTATATATGAGCAGCAAACCCTCCGAAGAAAGGCCCG ttgtcaaggcgtcgtcgttgactgagttgaacgctGATTCTGAGGATAAGTATCGGAGGTTCTTGGGTTATTCTGTCGAGGATAGGTCTTTCAGTCGCGACGGAGAGTTTTTAGACGAGCAGGAGGTGGACCGGTCAGGCGACGTTGCCGAGGAGGAGGAGATAGACGAGGAATCAGGTCAACTGACTCGTCGTCGGAAAAGGTTGGATTTGCTTGAGGAGGTAGTGGCAAACTCATCGTCCGCCGAAGGTGAAGTAGGTGATATGGCTGACAACTCAG AGCATACTCTTTCGTCTCGTCCTGTGTCGAGGATGTCTCAGAGCGAGATTCAGGAGCGTGCAAGGAAGCGACTGAGGTCGTCCTCGACTTCTGGTGGACGAGGTATGACGGTCGTACCTCGTTTTTCTGCGATAGGTTCGTCGGCCGAGACGCCTGTCGTCATAGGAGCCGAAGGCTTTCATCCGATTGCTTCGTCGCCGCCTCCACAGCCGTTCAAGGCGTCGTCTGCTGCTGTCGACGTTAGTAAAGTGTCTACTTCGTCGGCCAAGAAGCGACCTGTCGAGACGGATCCCGTCGAGGAGACGGTTATCACTTTGCCCCCAAGCTTCTTGGGTGATGAAGAGGCGTCGGTTATATGGCCTTTCGCTGATCGCTTGATCTTGCCTACGACGTATCGACGATACCACGAGGTGGATCCTCTTCCTGTCGCGTCGGACGCCGCTGAGCTTAGTCTGCGG GCGTCGCAGGCTGCCTTGGCTGTACGCAGGCAGTGTTCGTTGCTGTGTGATGAGGTGACGAATGCAAGGCAGCTGACAGCGACGGCGAAGAAGGCGGCCGCGTCGTGGGAAGCGAAGTGGAAAGCTGCTGAGAAGAAGGTCGTGGATCTTGCTGCGGTGGTTAAGGCCAAGGGTGATCAATTGAAAGGTAAGGATAAGCAGTTAGCCGACGTGGCCAAAGATCTGGAGAAAGTGAAGGAGGAGTTGACCTCGACGACGGAGGAGTTGGATGGATTGAGGAGCTTGTACGACGCCCTGCAGGAGGAGGCGAAGGACGTCGAGGCTCTTGCTATATGGAGGACGCGGGCGCAGATGATGTATTCCTGCCTGATTGGGGAGACTAGCCTTTGGCCGTGTCAAAAGGAGGTGGATGACTATCTGGCTAATGGCGGCACTATGGCTGACCTGTCGGTGCCTGTGGTGGATTCGGAGGAGTTGGCTAAGACGGCTGATACTGCTAGTACTGAGGCGACGGAGGTGGATGCGGCTTTGTTGGTGGTGAGTGCGCCTGTTCCGGACCAAGAGGGGGAGGTTTTAGCTGTTGGGTGCGAAGAGGAGGCCCTCCTCGTCGTTTCTCAAGACGAGACGTTGGACGTGGCGTCGGTGGAGGCGCCAGTCGTGCCCCCAGAGCAAGAGTCGGAGCAGGAAGCCGCGGTCTCTACTCAGGAAGAAGGGATGTAA
- the LOC110783879 gene encoding uncharacterized protein isoform X3, producing MSSKPSEERPVVKASSLTELNADSEDKYRRFLGYSVEDRSFSRDGEFLDEQEVDRSGDVAEEEEIDEESGQLTRRRKRLDLLEEVVANSSSAEGEVGDMADNSEHTLSSRPVSRMSQSEIQERARKRLRSSSTSGGRGMTVVPRFSAIGSSAETPVVIGAEGFHPIASSPPPQPFKASSAAVDVSKVSTSSAKKRPVETDPVEETVITLPPSFLGDEEASVIWPFADRLILPTTYRRYHEVDPLPVASDAAELSLRASQAALAVRRQCSLLCDEVTNARQLTATAKKAAASWEAKWKAAEKKVVDLAAVVKAKGDQLKGKDKQLADVAKDLEKVKEELTSTTEELDGLRSLYDALQEEAKDVEALAIWRTRAQMMYSCLIGETSLWPCQKEVDDYLANGGTMADLSVPVVDSEELAKTADTASTEATEVDAALLVVSAPVPDQEGEVLAVGCEEEALLVVSQDETLDVASVEAPVVPPEQESEQEAAVSTQEEGM from the exons ATGAGCAGCAAACCCTCCGAAGAAAGGCCCG ttgtcaaggcgtcgtcgttgactgagttgaacgctGATTCTGAGGATAAGTATCGGAGGTTCTTGGGTTATTCTGTCGAGGATAGGTCTTTCAGTCGCGACGGAGAGTTTTTAGACGAGCAGGAGGTGGACCGGTCAGGCGACGTTGCCGAGGAGGAGGAGATAGACGAGGAATCAGGTCAACTGACTCGTCGTCGGAAAAGGTTGGATTTGCTTGAGGAGGTAGTGGCAAACTCATCGTCCGCCGAAGGTGAAGTAGGTGATATGGCTGACAACTCAG AGCATACTCTTTCGTCTCGTCCTGTGTCGAGGATGTCTCAGAGCGAGATTCAGGAGCGTGCAAGGAAGCGACTGAGGTCGTCCTCGACTTCTGGTGGACGAGGTATGACGGTCGTACCTCGTTTTTCTGCGATAGGTTCGTCGGCCGAGACGCCTGTCGTCATAGGAGCCGAAGGCTTTCATCCGATTGCTTCGTCGCCGCCTCCACAGCCGTTCAAGGCGTCGTCTGCTGCTGTCGACGTTAGTAAAGTGTCTACTTCGTCGGCCAAGAAGCGACCTGTCGAGACGGATCCCGTCGAGGAGACGGTTATCACTTTGCCCCCAAGCTTCTTGGGTGATGAAGAGGCGTCGGTTATATGGCCTTTCGCTGATCGCTTGATCTTGCCTACGACGTATCGACGATACCACGAGGTGGATCCTCTTCCTGTCGCGTCGGACGCCGCTGAGCTTAGTCTGCGG GCGTCGCAGGCTGCCTTGGCTGTACGCAGGCAGTGTTCGTTGCTGTGTGATGAGGTGACGAATGCAAGGCAGCTGACAGCGACGGCGAAGAAGGCGGCCGCGTCGTGGGAAGCGAAGTGGAAAGCTGCTGAGAAGAAGGTCGTGGATCTTGCTGCGGTGGTTAAGGCCAAGGGTGATCAATTGAAAGGTAAGGATAAGCAGTTAGCCGACGTGGCCAAAGATCTGGAGAAAGTGAAGGAGGAGTTGACCTCGACGACGGAGGAGTTGGATGGATTGAGGAGCTTGTACGACGCCCTGCAGGAGGAGGCGAAGGACGTCGAGGCTCTTGCTATATGGAGGACGCGGGCGCAGATGATGTATTCCTGCCTGATTGGGGAGACTAGCCTTTGGCCGTGTCAAAAGGAGGTGGATGACTATCTGGCTAATGGCGGCACTATGGCTGACCTGTCGGTGCCTGTGGTGGATTCGGAGGAGTTGGCTAAGACGGCTGATACTGCTAGTACTGAGGCGACGGAGGTGGATGCGGCTTTGTTGGTGGTGAGTGCGCCTGTTCCGGACCAAGAGGGGGAGGTTTTAGCTGTTGGGTGCGAAGAGGAGGCCCTCCTCGTCGTTTCTCAAGACGAGACGTTGGACGTGGCGTCGGTGGAGGCGCCAGTCGTGCCCCCAGAGCAAGAGTCGGAGCAGGAAGCCGCGGTCTCTACTCAGGAAGAAGGGATGTAA